The Vigna radiata var. radiata cultivar VC1973A chromosome 6, Vradiata_ver6, whole genome shotgun sequence DNA segment GAAACGAACTTAAAGCTCTTTAGCATCTTTCTCTAATCCCAAGCTTACTTTAAGCTCAACATAACCTCTAGTGTCTACCCGCTCCCCTGCAAAGCCTACAATCTGTTCATGAAAGGGTCGAACGACTCCTTCTGGTATATCCATCTGTTGAAAGGTTTTCCAGTATAGAATATTGGCCGAGCTTCCTTGGTCAATTAAAACTTTCCCCACCTGGTATCGTGCAATCATGGCTACTATCACCATCGGGTCATCCTGATCGGGATCTGGAGCATGAAAATCTTCATCTGAGAAGGAAATCACAGGCATTGATTTCCGATCTACTCCTGCTTGGTTCACATGATGCAAACCTCTTAAATGTCTTTTGCGAGCAGATACCGATGGGCCTCCTCCTGCGAACCCACCAGAAATGGTGTTTATAACTCCCCTAGTCACCCTTTCTCTGCTTCGACTTCTACTTCTACTCCGATCCTGTCTACTCCTCCTATCTCTTTTGTAATTCGTCACGTTCGGTGCTCGCGTTTGATAGCACTGTACAAATTTTTGCAAATGTCCAGCTTGAATTAGATTTTCTAATTTATCTTTCAAAGTGGTACAATCTTCAGTAGTGTGCCCTCTATTCTGATGGTATCTACAGTATTTATTCTCATCCGCTCCCAAAGGTGTAGGGGCCCAAACTACCTTCAACAAATCAGCTCTCAAAGCTTCTTCCATCACCCTGACTTGAGGGGCGTTGAGAGGTGTGTGGTGAGTATGCTGCAGGATTCGGGATTGATCCATTCTTCGCTGCCCGTTTGGTCCCTCTTCCATTCTATGTACTCTCCGATTCACATTCTCCCTTTTTACCTGTCCTCTCGGTTCAACTTCTTGCCCTTTGTGGTACgctcttccttcttctattCGAATAAAACTCGTCAGCTTATGCTGTAATTCAGCCATAGTTTGCGGCTCTTCGGCGTATAGGTAATCCACGAATGGTCCGGGCCTCAAAGTAGAAGTTAGGGCGTTGACTATCAACCTTTGATCGATATTGCGTACTTGTCGCGTCGTTCGGTTAAACCTCTCCATGAATCCTTTAAGCGATTCTTCTCTTCCTTGCCTCATCCTCATCAAGGCCGTATAAGTCATCCCAGGTGTCTTACTCGAGATATACTGTTGACTGAATAATCATCTGAGGGTAGCAAAACTGTCGATCGTTCGGGGTAAGAGTGAATGAAACCAATCTAGAGCTTCTCCTTTTAACGTCAAAGAGAAAACTCTACACCACACCATTTCATTTGAAGAATATACTGCCATAGCATCGATGAAAGATCGAAGGTGCTTGACGGGGTCCGTTGAGCCTCCATATCTTTCCATTACAGGCAATACTTTATTTCCTGGCATAGTTGCTCGCATTACATGTGCAGTGAAAGGGTGGAGCCCTTCTGCTTGGTCGGGCCTATCAAGATCCCGATCGGCTACAGTCGGGTCCCGTCCGTCAGACGCATTTCGGTGACCGTCATTACGATTGTGGAAATTAGCTCCACTATTTTCGCCTTCTCCTACAACAACACCGTTCCTCTGACCTGCATTCGGACCGTTCTCCTCGCCTCTATGTCTATTCTATTCGTTCTCATTTCCATCCTGTTCCCCTCTGTCTCGCATATTTGCTCCTCTACCACATCCTCATCCACGTTCACCTTGTCTATTTATTCCTCCTCCATTGATGTTGACTTGAATGTTGTTATTTCTCCTTACTTCATCTCCTACAGTGGCCCGGTGACCACTCTCTTCACTTTCAATATTCACTGTTTCCAAATGCACAGAATGAGTGGCTAATCTGTTCTGAACGTTCTCTCGTTCAGCCCGCATTGGAGCTATTTCAGCCCTCATTTCTTGCATCTCACGTTGCATTTCTTGAAGTAATTGTAGTGAAAGGTCTCCTGCCATTGTGATCGTATAAAGGTTTGTAGCAATCtcgccccacggtgggcgccaaaatgtttcggttggGAACGAGAAACAAATTGATCACCTTGAATCCGCTCTTCACTTCACAGTTTGCTTGATAATAACCTTGATACCGAACGGAGGTTacctgcaagttagcactccaacgctcaagtcagcaaggTCACCCCAAGCAATTATACTCAAAAGTGTGTGTAACCACATACCTGAGTTATGCTCTCCTATTTATAGACAAATGGTTCCATCAAAATAGGAGCCATGTTAGACTAAGTCCAACTTCCCCTCCACTTCTTCCGTCAAATTAACTGCTTTATGGTTATGACTGCTTCTAACCCCTAGATTCTTGCGCCGCAACATCCGCACCTTATCTCCACTATCCGCAATATTCGCACTCTTATTCCAATAACTACTCTCAGTTACCACTAAACTTACTCTGTTTCCCTACCGGTATAGGACCTCTCCCGGTCGTCCTAGTGTTGTGCCCGATCAACTCAACTCTTTCCTTACTATATATCTCTTTCCCTATCAGTATAGGAACTCTCTCGATCATCTTGGTGTTGTCCCCGATCGATCCTAGCTCCCTCCTTCCTACATTACTAAAAGCATAATTCTCTAAAATATCTTACTAACttggaaattttttaagaaCCTGATTAGGAATACAACTTCGAAGactgagattcttagtgttatGCTTTCTATTGAGCTGACTGTGGTTAGAACATGAAACTCTTTGTAGTTGGAAAGTGATTTCATGTAAGTGGTTCTTTTTTAAGAACCCTTTATTCTTTGGTTTAGTAGATGTAATTACTGCATGCTCacaaataagtatttaaattttaaagctTTCCACatttagataatgaaatgaATGTGCGAATAGTTTAGCCAACTTGGAAGTGAGATGAAGTTACATTTCCATTGGTTTCGTAGTTAGCCTTGTACTACACAAGATTTTTTTAGGAATAGATTTGGAttacataaacataaattttcttGATTGAGAACTTCGAATTGATCTCCCATTCttttcattacaattttttttttcttttaataaatatctttagAAAGCATAAGATTATTGAATTATGAGATACCAATCTAGTTGGaatgtgatattatttttaaatttttaaatgataaaattttttctaataaatatcaCTATATGACCATTTAAGCAATTATacaaatagtttttataaattacatttcATATTACTACTATGAAAAATAGTGGAAACATAtacatatgtatttttttattataataaaatactatgatataatattataaatcaacAAGTAGATTAATCATCATAACAATATAAccaataaaacaaatgaaataaaaatattattttctattaattttctatcaattttcacttttattacatattaaaatggTTAGAttcaacattaaataataaaatcttaattaagcTTTAGGTAAATTTGGTTATTGagtttctcttatttttattatctattgatatactaaaataattatattttttggatagattatcttttatttaatttttctttaagtgAATATAGTTATTAAATAAGTGATGTGATTGTGATCTTATTTAGTAATGtcacatataattttattatatcacatgtaattttatttaaggccgggtacaattaatttaaaaactctaaattataattaatctgtattattttatacttaaattatttttactgaaaactaattatactttttaatagtTCTGATTAAATATACTGAAATAATTTCAGTACAGTTAACTGTGACTTAGGTTTCCTATCCTTTGCTTTCTCGCTATCACAATTTTCTCCTACATTCCTTTCTCATCAAAGACTCGTTACTCTTGAAGGCTCGCTGCAGGTCGAAGGCTCGCCGCGACTCGCCGCCGTCGAAGGTTTTACCGCACTCAGCCGTCGCCGAACCATTGAGGGTGCTGAGAACATTTCTCCCTTTTCTGGAAAGAGAAGCAAAGGATATCAATCTGCAACCCAAAGGTACAAATGTTTTCCCTTTCCCTTttaaaagagataaataaaattggaaagCGATGCACTTGAGGGACTTCAGGTGTCTTCATCTGGAATGGTCCCAGTGGGTATCAGTTGATTTTCTTTTGGATTTTGTGGGAGCTTTAATTGTTTAGgaagatttgattttatttgctttttttgGATAAGGGTAGATTAACCTATAGAGTTTTGTTGTTCGGCCCCTTGAGAAACATTTAAGGGTATGCCATGATTCTTCAAATGGAAGGCACCCAGTTCTCACATGCAAGGGCTATGAGTTTCTTGGCATTGGGATCCACCAGGTCTATGATGGGTATAGATGATGATGCAAGATTGTTTGAAATTACCACCCTCTTCAAGGATACATCCTGGGTTCcatgttttctttcttgagAAGGCAGTGGCTGacaataaaatagtatattaacTACCAACAGAGATAGAAGATGAAAATGTGGAAGTCGTGGAGCCTGAATCAATATTAGCTTACAAAAGTATTATGAAGAGGGGGGAGCGAGTTAATCAAATTCTAAGAGTTTGAGAGGAGAATTAAGAGAAACAATTATGGATATCTTATGTAACTAACTAAATGACACTTAGTAAGTCAGCTTGTTAGTTAAAGTCAGTTTTTTATGAGGACAAACTGTAATGAGGGTATATATAAAGGATAAGGGAATATAGTATGGGATTTTTGTGCATTGGTTGAGAGGAACAGGTTCCTCAAAATTCTGGGTATGTTGTTTGCTATAATTGTTTCATTATTTAGTGAGTAACATAAATAGTCTCTTGTCTTCTCtgttcttttattctttcttttctttatttttgttatattctggtaccactttttttttcaaattggtTTCAGAGCTTATTGCTCATCATTTCTTGGTTTTGACAGTGATTACTCTCTGGTTTACTAGTAACTTCAATAATGTCTTTTTGTGCATTTACATAGGGGGACTTGATTTGTAGTTCCTGCCCTTGCAACTAGCTCTCAACTCAGAACCTTCTGCTTCGACAACATTAATTCCATTGGTACAGGTATAGATCATACATTTCAAGTAATTTTGATGTAGCTACTAAACATCATTTTGTATTTCGTTCATGTTTGTTAAACTGAAAATCAGGTTCATAACTTTTGAAGcaataatttattacattacCTCCTGTCCTTGCTCAAAAGTACTTTGTCTTAAGCTTTGCCCATAGTTAAATGGGgataaatcatatttatacCTTAAACAGGTGAAAAAACTGCTCCATTCAAATCTAGTTTCAAGGAGTGGATTTAATCCATATCTGTTTATGATTTAATTAGCTTTCTTTTGGTCATTGGTCAAGTCTGATTCTATCATATGTATATGATGAGTTGAATTATGGATGTTAATTTGCTTGGACGGACCTAGTTATGGTTTTATGGCATGGGGAGATAACCTtcgttgaaatttttttatgtgaattgaAATGCAATGTAATTATGTGCTGAACAAATAGTATTCTGAAAAATCAAATAGCGATGAAGTTGTGATACATTGTATCTctgttttaaactttatttaagcTGTAATATTGTCTTTGCTTGAAGTAATATTTGTCTTTGGTGGGTTCTGAAATTGTATGAGGGTGGTAAGTAGTAAGTATATAAGAGATATAAGTtgaataaataacataatacatTGTGTTGTGTGTAACGATGCATGAATATCACCATTAGGAGTATGATAGTTATAGTATAAAGGTGTAAAGAACCTATTTGCATTTCATTTCTGGTATGCTCTGTCCAAATATGTTAGTTTAAATCTATTTATGTTGAACGTGAA contains these protein-coding regions:
- the LOC106763624 gene encoding uncharacterized protein LOC106763624, coding for MTYTALMRMRQGREESLKGFMERFNRTTRQVRNIDQRLIVNALTSTLRPGPFVDYLYAEEPQTMAELQHKLTSFIRIEEGRAYHKGQEVEPRGQVKRENVNRRVHRMEEGPNGQRRMDQSRILQHTHHTPLNAPQVRVMEEALRADLLKVVWAPTPLGADENKYCRYHQNRGHTTEDCTTLKDKLENLIQAGHLQKFVQCYQTRAPNVTNYKRDRRSRQDRSRSRSRSRERVTRGVINTISGGFAGGGPSVSARKRHLRGLHHVNQAGVDRKSMPVISFSDEDFHAPDPDQDDPMVIVAMIARYQVGKVLIDQGSSANILYWKTFQQMDIPEGVVRPFHEQIVGFAGERVDTRGYVELKVSLGLEKDAKEL